From a single Candoia aspera isolate rCanAsp1 chromosome 2, rCanAsp1.hap2, whole genome shotgun sequence genomic region:
- the LOC134489835 gene encoding zinc finger and SCAN domain-containing protein 30-like has protein sequence MEEQEATGPSVWERLEGLPKAPLVAQMGNAEELLMEAPLPPVKQEPTEGLQDLWEAQWQEFLRTLQAPDLEWGASQMYERPMPWDDAKAFLASFEQVATACRWPREKWVTFLRPALSGEAEQAFGSLCAKEKGDYGKVKAAILEEEAATRERRRQHFRELRYRDAEGPRGVCGQLRELSCQWLKIERHTKDEILELLILEQFLSILPAAMQSWVRNHQPGSCTQAVALAEDFLVKWHEAKKVEQKVGGG, from the coding sequence ATGGAGGAGCAGGAGGCAACTGGGCCTAGTGTGTGGGAAAGACTGGAGGGTCTGCCCAAAGCCCCACTGGTGGCACAGATGGGCAACGCTGAAGAGCTTCTGATGGAGGCCCCTCTGCCTCCCGTGAAGCAGGAACCCACTGAGGGCCTGCAGGACCTCTGGGAGGCCCAGTGGCAGGAGTTCCTCAGGACCCTGCAGGCGCCCGACTTGGAGTGGGGGGCTTCACAGATGTATGAGCGGCCCATGCCCTGGGACGACGccaaggccttcctggcctcCTTCGAGCAAGTCGCCACCGCGTGCCGGTGGCCTCGGGAGAAGTGGGTGACCTTTCTCCGGCCAGCCCTGAGTGGAGAGGCTGAGCAAGCCTTTGGCAGCCTCTGCGCTAAAGAGAAGGGGGACTATGGGAAGGTGAAGGCGGCCATCTTGGAGGAAGAGGCCGCCACACGGGAGAGGCGACGCCAGCACTTCCGGGAACTCCGCTATCGGGATGCGGAAGGGCCAAGAGGTGTTTGCGGGCAACTGCGGGAGCTCAGCTGCCAGTGGCTGAAAATCGAGAGACACACCAAGGATGAGATCTTGGAGCTGCTGATCCTGGAGCAGTTTCTGAGCATCCTGCCAGCAGCCATGCAGAGTTGGGTGCGGAACCATCAACCAGGCAGCTGcacccaggcggtggccctggcagAGGACTTCCTGGTGAAGTGGCACGAGGCCAAGAAAGTGGAGCAAAAGGTGGGAGGAGGATGA